A genomic region of Homalodisca vitripennis isolate AUS2020 chromosome 5, UT_GWSS_2.1, whole genome shotgun sequence contains the following coding sequences:
- the LOC124361944 gene encoding glutathione S-transferase 1-like yields MGIDVYYAPASPPSRVVLLAAKALGVEVTPHIVDLMKGEHMTPEYLKMNPQHTVPTIVDNGLALNESRAIIMYLAEKYGKCDTFYPKDLKKRALVNQRLYFDAGTLFQRFADLYYPMFFGGAPFDEEKKKKLDEAFGFLDNFLDTNKCVAGDTYTLADIAVVVTVSTAEVVGYDVSKYPKVAAWLAKAKTSLPGYEVNQKGAEAFKGMVDFLTKKH; encoded by the exons ATGGGTATTGACGTCTACTATGCCCCCGCCAGCCCTCCTAGCCGAGTGGTGTTGCTAGCAGCCAAGGCTCTAGGAGTGGAAGTCACACCCCACATCGTTGACCTCATGAAAGGAGAGCACATGACTCCAGAGTACCTCAAG ATGAATCCTCAACACACAGTACCCACCATTGTGGACAATGGACTGGCCCTCAATGAAAG CCGAGCCATCATTATGTACCTGGCAGAGAAGTATGGCAAGTGTGACACATTTTACCCCAAGGACCTCAAAAAACGCGCCCTTGTAAACCAGAGGTTATATTTTGACGCAGGAACTCTCTTCCAGAGATTTGCTGATTTATAT TACCCAATGTTCTTTGGAGGAGCGCCTTTTGATGAGGAGAAAAAGAAGAAGCTGGATGAGGCGTTTGGCTTCCTAGATAATTTCTTGGACACCAACAAGTGTGTTGCTGGTGACACATACACCTTGGCCGACATCGCAGTCGTCGTCACAGTCTCCACTGCTGAG GTGGTTGGTTACGATGTTAGCAAGTACCCCAAGGTTGCTGCCTGGTTAGCCAAGGCCAAGACCTCCCTCCCTGGCTACGAGGTCAACCAGAAGGGTGCAGAAGCCTTCAAGGGAATGGTCGACTTTTTGACCAAGAAGCATTAA